Genomic window (Castor canadensis chromosome X, mCasCan1.hap1v2, whole genome shotgun sequence):
AGATGCAGCACAGGCCTAACAAAGGAGCTACATAGCATCAGATCCCATCCCGAACCCTCTTTACATTCAGGAACACCAACCAATTGGTTTGGAATTTACAAGCCCTAAACAAATGTCAGACACCCTTTCAtctccaggaaagaaaaaaaaggacccAATGCAGAAACAAATTCTACTTGAGAAATCTATCTTATGATTAAACAAAATGGCTGAATAACTCATGGGCTAATGAACTAACACAATTTCCCCCCccttaaaaatggaaattgaTTAGCTCAGTCAGTAAACTTGATCAAAGTTCCAAAATTTGAGTTGGCTTTCTAAATCCAAACAGAGATCTAGGAAACCAGGAGTCTGGCTTTGGGTGTGTTGCAAAGACAGAATATATATTTGGGGACAAAAAAGGAAACCTGAGGCTTAGTTTATTTTCAGAACCTCAAACCCTGGAATCAGGGAGATATTTCCTAAAATCCTTCCTAATCCCAAAGGGTCTGAGTGTTTAAATTCTAACTTGAGGCAGAGAGGTTAAAATTCAacttctgtgtgtctgtgttttctACTCTTTGATAATCAGTAAATATAACCAGACTTCAAGAACTCTGGAAAGGTTGGcgtccttccccacccccattgGTCATAAATTCCCCTCTTGTAGTTTCTTCTGAGGACAATAAAGTCAAgaccaggcctctttatttgcCATGAAAATCCTCACCCTTTCCGGCAATATAACCCCTGAAGAAAGGGGGGATGAGGAAGAGCCTGGGTGCATATCAAAGCCAAGCTAAGTGTTAAACAGGGTCTGTAGCCCCAATCTGACAGATAAGACCTAAAATCCCAAGAAGACATAGCTCAGGAGATACACTAACTGCACAGTTTACACAGAGAGATAAATTCAAATTTCCTGGTACTCCTCTTGTGTCCTCCTCTTCCAACTgcctctccttccccaccccattgCCTCTTCCCTTTAAATGACTGAAAGGGATTTGGACACTTTCTAGTAGAGAAAGTGTCACTAAGAGTTGTGACACTTGCTTTTATTGTTCAAGACATTCTCCTAGTCTAGAGACAATGACATTTCTGAGAGTGAGTTAATTTAGGAAAGGAATAAAGTTTAAGATTTATTAAAGAGGTACTTTCATCCCTCTGTAGTGGGAATTTCATAATACCCTCCCCAAAGACTTGGACAAAACTCCGTAGTTCAGTATGGATGGAGTCTTTCCTATCACCTAGGGGACACTGTCCTCACAGAGTTTGTAAACCAATGTCATCATATATGATGACTTATTGTCTGTCAccttaaatgaatttaaaatgggGCTCATTGAAGAGATGTCTGAGAATGTACTGTTAGGCTGAAGCTCCCTCTCCAAACTTAGAGTTTTTATGATGGTGGCAGCAGAGGGAAAGTTGATAAAAACAAGTTTCTACAGTAGGGAGTACTGTGTAATTGACTTTTCATCTAATGGCAATTCGTCATTGCTTTTAGCTAAAAAGGgatccaaattaattttaaaaagttgttcagtGAAGTAATTAAAAGCAAAGAAGACAATGATAAGCCTCAATAATTATCAAACAATTCCGTTTATGAAGTGTCCTAATTAAATAAAGCCCTTGAAGCATGACTTCCTCAGTGTTGTTGAGTGACTTCATTCAGAGTCAATCAAAATTAtttcctcttctccccctttTTCTTACTCCTAACAAGAAAGCCCCTCTCCAGTCCTGCTTAAGGATACCACCTATACTCATCCAGGGCCACAACTGTATAAAAGATTGAAAAAATAACTCCTTTTTCTAATGCGCTgagtgtttaaaataaaaaaatgcatgaaaacatTTCCTACTGAAACTTTTCTGTAAGATTCCTTTTCACATAATCTTTAAAATAGATGTATATTGGAATAGATCATTTAGAGAactaagtagaaataaaaatcttaagtCACATAAAAGACAACCATTTATTCTGCACACCATTCCcctttttctcattagaaaatcaAATGCTATAATAACCACCCTGAAATGTTTTCTAGTTGCCTCCTAAcatgtaaatttttctttctttaacttgAGCCTATTTAAAACATTCTTCAGGAATGGAAAAAACTTTCATTGGATTACCTTAACTCAAGGAAGAGTTACTTGCATTTTGTTGCTTATCTATTTTCCTCTGGGCCATAAACCATATGTTATCTTACAACACTATGGGGTGAAGTGGAAAATGTAGGTGGAtctgactcattcattcatttaacaaatatttgtttaacaCCTACTCTATGTGCTAAGCATATAAATGGGTACATTTTGGTCCTAAGTGTTCCAGCTTAATTTTTGTGGGGTTTAAAACTTGATGTTCATGATAAGGCCTCAGTGGTGGGCCCTTGAATCACCTCAAATTATGtgatactttgtgtgtgtgtgtgtgtgaaagagagagagagagagtgtgtgagtgCACGCTGGTGTACTTTTATGCATTTTTCCAGAGGAAGGGCTATATTTTCATCATGTTCTTAAATTGTTGCTGAATATACATCTTGGGCTATAAGAATATTGCAAAAGGGTAATTTTCACTTTACAACATTAAAATGAGCCAGGTGGAGGTGGCtccagcctataatcctagctacttcagaaggcagagatcaggaggatcaagattccgggccagccttggcaaatagtttgtgagatcctatctcaaaataaccaacacaaaaagggctgatagagtggctcacgtagtagagtgcctgcttagcaagcatgaggccctgagttcaaactccactactaaACTTCTCCTAGCACAAGAATTATGGGGAGAGGCTCCAGCTagtaaaaacaaatgcaaatggaAGAATTTTAAGCTGAGAAAGATGTTAATTTTTTCCTCATAAACAGAAAATTCATGGCTTGACATAATTTTCTTATCTTGTCCTTTTTTCATTGTTCTCTATTCCAAACAACATACTCCTGATGTTTGTCTTCTAAAGTGTTTCAAAACATAACCCTGGACTGAGAGCAGGTACACTTCTGGTTTTTGTGTGTCTTTGTTGATTATCAGGTTTTAGTGAATGGATGTTAATTACAGTCCAGAGATTAGATATAATAACAGCTCTGGGAATGCCCCACCCTAACCTCATTTTCTATCTCACTTAGCCATCTGTCTTactcatattttttttaatgcacttTTACTCCCAAGCCCTTTAAGGCCAAGCACTCAATCTCTACTCACAATTTGCAAATGGAAGAATAATTCCCATAATTTGGGATTACCACCCTAGTAATGTCAACTGGAACTTCCTCCTCTTGGCTAAAAGTCCTCCTAACGGTAAAAGTTGGTACCTTCCCCTCCTCCTATCTTTGCTTTTGGAGGAGAGAAAACGCAAAACTGAACAGGAGCATAATCACTGTGGACAAACGCTATTGAAGTGTTTCCTCAATAGAGGGATGAAAGAGATAGAATTGAATTTTACTAATTTTCTCTAATGACAGGGAGCAAGGATTGGAATAAAATGTGATAAAAGAACAACCACAGCCGAAAACAAATATCTCCCCTCATTCTATCCAAGACTGAAGCAGATTTCCCACTTCCTCCGCCTCCAGCTCGCAGCGATTGCCCACTGTCTAGGTGGTTAGCGTTAGACTGGGATCAATGTGGCTTCCAGCGCGCTGTAGCTGTTGCAGACTTGCATTCAGCCGCTACGATTCCCCGACTGTCGTTTTCCGGAATGGCGATTAAGGCTTTAGTCTAATATTCGTGAGTGCCTGGTTGGTGGGAGGGTTGTTGTCTAGTATTCTATGCCAGATTTTAGTGCTGTAACCTTCTCATCTGTCTCAATGCTTGCATTGAGGGAAAAGAGCTTGGAAGAAGGCAAGTGGTATTGAGAACAACTTGCCTCTGCTAAATTGGGCAAAGAAAACTAGAGCTTCCTTGAGAGGTCTGGGTGACCAGGTTGCTTTGAGGTGGGAACCTTAGTAGCTAAACTGGACGGTCTGTTGCCAGCCAAACACCATGAACCTAAACTGAGCATCACCAGCTTTTGGAGGGTGCTGCCCAAACAGGATGGTGAAAGATTTGGAAATACATCAGACATCAGTGCTTGAACGTGGGGGAACCACATTGGGACATCATAACTGTGCTCTTACCGCGTCCACCCATTGAGCTTTTCTGTGCATCTTTTTTCCCATCTGGGCAACTGCAGGATTGGATCCTGATCTTTCTAACTCATCATGCCAGCTTTCCCTGCGCTTACTTCCTTGCCTAATCAGGGAATGGGGAAAAACAACCCCCTAGGGGAGTTTTAGTCCAGAGCGCCGCTTTTAGGGAGCTTTGAGCCCAGGCATATGCGGGGGAGGTATTAATGGGCCAGCCAGCTACGTAGGAGTCTCCTCAGCTAAATTCTCCCTCCCAAGAGAGGCCTGAGAAGTAGGAGGGCAGGCAGACCAAGAGTAGAGAATAAGTGAAGGAAGGAAAACTATGTGGGCATTGGAATTGATTACTCACCGGTCACCTGCACGTTCTTGCGCATCCATGCATAGGGGCTGTGGCGGCTTCTGCTGGGAGAACTGGCATCAGCGGTGCCCGAGTCGATGGTCACCAATGACCCGATGGCGGAGGCTGGCAGGTTACCGCTGCTGCTTCCGCCGCTGGTGAGGCCCAGGTTGCTGTAGTCAGGCGAGCCGAATGCTGCGGGACTCGAGGTCATATCGTTCATGGGAGCTGTGCCCATTGTACTGGACGGCCCAGGGTACACACTCCAGTCTTCCCGTGGGGGACTGTAGGGTGAGCTCCAGGCTCCCAGGGATGGACCGTGATGATCCATGCTGGGCATATGAGGATACCCCATGTAGTGTGGGTAAGCCGAGGCTGCAGCGAAGTTGGAGGCTGGCAGTGGACTCCCACCGTTTCCAGAGCTGCCCACCCCCGGGTTGCTGCCTCCTCCCGGGTTCCTGAGAGTGCCCGGGTACATGCCCGCTTCTTTCTCCAAAAGGCAGCTTCCGTACATGGTGGCTTGGTTAGAAAGAAGGAGCTCTTTAAGCCATCCTGAGGTCCCTGTAAGGCCCCAGCCCGACTTTGAGAAGCAATAGAGAATCAATCGGTCAGTATGTATCTGTGCCACAAGCTCCTCTGTGCGCATCTACTCCATCCCAGTTTGTCACCCTGAGGGTTTTCAGGTGACTAGTAGCCCGGTATGGATCGGCCACCAATGGCTGGGCTGACGTCAAGGGGCTTCGGGcttttacatagcatttgcattcAAATGAAGAGTCATTTCACTTTCACAGGAACTTGTTCACTCTCTAGCCCTCTCCCGTCGCTCCCGGGCCTTTCTGTCTCATCTTTCTTGATTCCATCCATCTGGTCCCAATAGCACCAGTTTTGAGCTTTTGGAGGCAGGAGTTGCGCCAGAGGTTTCCGACCAGTTCCCTGCAAAGTGAGATGGAGACGTGCAGAAACAAGGCAAAGTCCTGCTCTCTGGGATTCAGCCCGCTCCCTTTTACCGATCTTCCAGAGCCCATCCTGTATCCACAGTCTCCCCTCTGCCCACACTTCCTGGTAGGGATTTCCACTGGGCACTGGCCCAGGATGCCACTTAAAAGGATATCCCCTTCTCCTTCTTATTCCCTCCTCTAGGAAGCGAGCTTTGTGTCCTAGAGCAGATATTCGTTTCACAACTATATACTGAgtatctactgtgtgccaggaactGGTGATACCACAGTGAACAAGAGACAAAAATTTCTACTTTGCCTTCCTAAACTTACATTTCAGTGGATGGCAAGCTGAATCAATTTAGTGTTTAACAATTATGAACAAATTAAAGAACAATGAAGAGTGTATGGTATAAAAAagatatatggagagagagagaagagtaaaTCACGTGAACAGTCTTCACATTAATCTACTATTCTCAAGTATGTCTTTCTGCCAAGTATGACTTCTGCCCCAAAACTACAACCTAAAATCCATGGCAGTTGCAACAGACTTGAAATTTCCTTTGAATAGTTTCAGTTGAAAAAGAGCTGGGTTTGCCAGTAGATGCAAAGGAACCCAATATCTTGCCTCTGGAAACCAGATCACCTTCTATGTTCCTTCTGTCCACTCTCTCCCCTCCAAACCTAACACAGCTTTAATTCAGGGTATCACCTTCTTAGGGAATGTGCTTCTCCACAGGGTCTCACCCAGGCCAACACTTCCATTTAGTTAATCCCTCTCTGACTTTGGGAAAGTCATTTGACCTTTGAGTTTTATATTCCTCCCCCCTTTTGTGATGCCTtgcagggctttgcacatactaggcaaatgctttaccactgagccacatccccaggcccTTTTCCCTTTTGAAAAATAGAAATCCTAAAAGCATATACACTACAAGGCAGGATTTATTGATATAATGCATACACGCTGCTTAACTTAATGCTTGGCACAGTGTGGGGTCACTATGTCTGTTTACTCAACGAGTACTAGGTGCTGTTCTGTGCATGGAGACATCTGTAGTGACACACAAAGGTTCTGAACTTATTAGCTTATATTTGGGGAGACACATTaataagtatttgaattttatggTGTGTTAGACAGTAATAcatgctatgaagaaaaataaatagaaagatgaTTGGGAATGGTGGGGAGGggctaaaattttaaatgtggtcTAAGAGAAAGTCACTGAGAAATGACATTAAGTAAATTGAGAGTTGATGGAGAGAGCAATAAGGGGAGAGGATACAGAGGGAACAAGTGAAAAAAGAATGTCTTCTACTGGAGAAACAGTAAGGAACAGAGTGTAGTTAACAAGTAGATATGGTCCAAATGCTAAGCTGGAGTAGGACATGGTAGGTTTTGCTCTAAATGAGGTAAAGAGACCTTGTAGGGTTTTGAGCAGATGAGTGACATGGTCATTAGACTAAGAATAGACTGtaagctggtggaatggctcaagtggtagagcacctgcctagcaagtgtgaagccctgagttcaaacctcagtactgaaaaataaaagactgtAAGCAGGcacaataaaataaggaagatcAATTAAAAGGCTATTGCAATTAGGTGAATGGCAGGGCAAGTGGAGAGAAGTGGTtggattctttatatattttgaagccTGTTTcatggaaggagaagaaaaataagtaattggTCAACAAAGACTAAAGCCATGTGAGCCTTAGGCTGGGGGAAGAGACAAAGGGATAGGAGAGTAACATACTTATGGGGACTCTTTAcacatgatctcatttaatcttcacaacagtctcacaaattatttattatcattcctattttagagatgaagagcctgaggctcagagaggtggcaTGACTACTTAAGTGTACACAGCTGGTGTGTGGTAAAGTTAGCTTCCAATTCTAGGCTACTCGACTGCGAAGTGTGTGTTCTTAAAGCAGTACCAGGTTAGTTGTACAATGTCATAGCTTAGGTCTAGGGGCTTGacctctattttctttctctgttcagaATCTCAGGCCTGGCAGTCAAGACTTTTCACAACATAAACTCAGTAACCTTTGAGTTATTCTCTTTCACTTCTATCTGGAGGCAAATTGGAACACCTGGAAAAGTGTCAGGATAGAGGCACATGGAGGACCTTTAGAAGTTATCAAGCCCAATAATTatcattttacacatgaggagaCTGAGGACTTGAGAGGGGAAAGTAATTTTTAAGGGGGTGAATAATGGACTGTGATTCAAACTCAGGTTTGGCTACCAGATCAGCATTCTTTCCactaaatatgtatataatatttaattaatatacaATTCTTTCTGCCCAGactggagaggaaaaaaaaagccagtcaaATTTCCCCTGTTCTACAAGACTCGGCTCCCTAAAGCCTCTTGTGGTGATGCTCCTCTCAGAACATACTCTTCCCTCTTGTACCAACTGCTCTCCCTAAATAACTAAGTGACATTATTTGGTTTGCCTTAGAGTTAGTTATCTCAATCTTTTTGGATTTGAGTACCTTGAAGGGGAATGGGGAGGTGTGTTTGAGCCCAGCAGAATGGAGTGCCCTTGCACATGGTAGGGTCTTGGGAAATATTTATACAAGGTCAATAAATGACCTTGGAACTGTGGATTGGAAAAAAGCCAGTAAGATCATTGCCCAGTGCTTGGCAGAAACTGGCTTCAGTATttctaggggtgtgtgtgtgtgtgtgtgtgtgtgtacgcatcTGCGCAGTATGTGCATTGGCTGGGATGGGTGGGGCAGGGAGTCTCGTTTATTTGACTGGAACTTTTGATTTCTTAACCTGGAGATTAACCAGACAGGCAGCATTACTGTAGTGATCTCAGTGCCACTAGGAAGTGACCTCTAGTTTTTCTGAAACTGAGTCAAGTGGGGCTTCAGACTCTGTGAAGACCCTTACTGACCAGGTTAATTGTAAGACTGAGGGAGATAATGAATATGAAAttgctttgtaaaaaaaaatgcagtctACCTACTTAGGACTGTGGGGATCTGGGTAAACTTTTTCCTTATCAGCCTTAATGCTTGGGAGAATTTCACtgcttgataaatattttctaagactGATTGACCTCAGTGCTATCAGAGTAGCCCAGGGTTACTCTCCTTCTTATTACACCCCTCTCTAACTCCCTATTCCACCTTCCTGGACCACATTCAGGCCTGGATTGACTATCTGCTAGGTGACAGGAAGAGGAGAATAAGGTTTCTTTGTAATGTGGAGCTTGGTTCTGTCAATCATTGGGCTCTCCTACTtctgggagggagaagaagaatgCAGAACTTAAATCCTTTACTGATAAGGCAATGGAGGCTGAGAACAGGGCAGGAACTTACTTGAGGCACACACTTGTAGGTgatctgagtaactgggatttaAACCCAAGCATAATTGACTGTGAACCTCT
Coding sequences:
- the Cdx4 gene encoding homeobox protein CDX-4, whose product is MYGSCLLEKEAGMYPGTLRNPGGGSNPGVGSSGNGGSPLPASNFAAASAYPHYMGYPHMPSMDHHGPSLGAWSSPYSPPREDWSVYPGPSSTMGTAPMNDMTSSPAAFGSPDYSNLGLTSGGSSSGNLPASAIGSLVTIDSGTADASSPSRSRHSPYAWMRKNVQVTGKTRTKEKYRVVYTDHQRLELEKEFHCNRYITIRRKSELAVNLGLSERQVKIWFQNRRAKERKMIKKKISQFENSGGSVQSDSGSISPGELSNTFFTTPSTVRGFQPIEIQQVIVSE